In Halictus rubicundus isolate RS-2024b chromosome 5, iyHalRubi1_principal, whole genome shotgun sequence, one genomic interval encodes:
- the Pns gene encoding DENN domain containing pinstripe isoform X2 — translation MNGSLGIMRGPEQHPQRFADYFVICGLDKDSGLEPDKYFGDSLQCTPLDRAYKSKVLGHHPDSVPWNHFDEHAVCMLCLPSGLRFRTQKHSVEPMFHSFVLTKEDGHRTYGFSLVFYEECRNRKICAAMQTLQAMHITELSSGQNGTPPTVRKGQDGHNTRSLPRHFKLSAHSPSAALGYYDSTKDKLLVTKSISLLCQQPYLHAAKTFLTNLYKCVPRHPGPGLSLESYVYNLLYNVPVPLPGKSLKFFVPNDEPAKPPLELVIHQPTPLQELPMLDYPLKDVFTWLGADCVIQLFTCVLLENQVLLRSSDFHKLMVVSECITALLFPFSWQHVYVPILPASLHHFLDAPVPFIMGLHVQNEGGVLKIASEANLCYVDIDKQSTQFPEELPVFPHKIQFIAEIRALLNKYKVPYSGKTDNMVINHYNGDIMTSSLTLPGSGFHLPRRKHSLHDVLDWDRPESTPPSDTLQRIVDIVKRTGVNVDDIESIEDNVKERVLTPQEEYQETLMFNNAIREIFLNRFVQIFSSYEHFVIQPSQDKDEWLNNRDSMHVFDKATFLSDQPTQHLPFLSRFLETQMFASLVDSKVMSTWSELDFNIRVFDQRISNLRKKVGEAIVRSTRYEPCTSIEESQKVLEQRLTNVDFETNPPTEILPHRAAYFRSFPLLDCVALNKEPAQSSRRGQTQWKYKMKSMEANGKPPAPQETQSPRPQTKFSADISPALIAQANWTFVEKLLKDCKSKTKRMLVEKIGSEAVALGHGGESLSDVEENTLVASLCDLLERVWSHGLQNKQGKSALWSHLTMYQELEECNDTTKTIDPNFLSPALAWCVLRKRLDYLSNLALETDVSPTRGTDKHKSPGDRKIGSEYLRPLPDSLLFDIRNVQAMTDIKTHIGYARAWVRLALEKKLLSRHLKTLLSNITLLRNQYKRSAFLRCEEEKEQFLYHLLTLNAVDYFCFTNNYPTTKLPYRVVIFPSRKASAATTSANSWIAISGSLCETNPVPIPKGALEFVFHHKNLGVLSTLRIGHDNTGLSPKWMVEHVVVRNEVTGHTFKFPCGRWLGRGIDDGSTERLLVGALVPHSIDSEELVESCSTPPRCRSPSIPRRPILSQVELQHMLGEAVNAIVKFHFRRECQDGSLTALLCGEGGLVPSLEQIFLFGFKNQRIFGRNFYVWDYLLRIKENFEISLLEEMDEYSQRLNRDRRGARVESNQRFTTLRCYCHLIDQINMFSQTLGKDGKFQLFICLAAREQLLHAMLRPMSEARSTADMYEENSFLRNRTLLNFLIHILEPLCEFHIVLEKSLTHGISSIC, via the exons GAGACTCATTGCAATGCACACCTCTGGACCGGGCGTACAAGAGTAAAGTGCTGGGACATCATCCGGACTCTGTACCATGGAACCATTTCGACGAACACGCTGTTTGCATG CTTTGCCTGCCGAGCGGCCTCAGGTTCCGTACCCAGAAACACTCGGTGGAGCCTATGTTCCACTCGTTCGTGCTCACCAAGGAAGATGGCCACCGTACCTACGGGTTCAGCCTTGTTTTCTACGAGGAGTGCCGGAACCGGAAAATATGCGCCGCTATGCAAACCCTGCAGGCGATGCACATCACAGAACTCAGTAGCGGCCAAAACGGTACACCGCCAAC GGTAAGGAAAGGACAAGACGGACACAACACGCGTTCGTTGCCGCGGCACTTCAAGCTATCGGCGCACTCGCCGAGCGCTGCGTTAGGCTACTATGACTCTACCAAAGACAAGTTGCTAGTGACTAAATCGATATCCTTGCTATGCCAGCAGCCTTACCTTCACGCGGCGAAAACGTTCCTCACTAATCTCTACAA ATGTGTTCCTAGACACCCAGGGCCCGGTCTTAGCTTAGAGTCCTACGTGTACAATCTCCTCTACAACGTGCCGGTACCATTGCCGGGGAAGTCGCTCAAGTTCTTCGTCCCGAACGACGAGCCGGCGAAACCGCCGTTGGAGCTGGTGATACATCAACCGACACCGCTGCAGGAGTTACCGATGCTAGATTACCCTTTGAAAGACGTTTTCACGTGGCTCGGCGCGGATTGCGTGATCCAGTTGTTCACCTGTGTCCTGTTGGAGAACCAAGTGTTGCTTAGGAGCTCGGATTTCCACAAACTGATGGTGGTGTCCGAGTGCATCACCGCGCTACTCTTCCCGTTTTCGTGGCAGCACGTCTACGTGCCCATATTGCCCGCCAGTTTGCATCATTTCTTGGACGCGCCGGTGCCGTTCATAATGGGCCTGCACGTTCAGAACGAGGGCGGTGTGCTGAAAATTGCCAGCGAA GCAAACCTTTGTTATGTAGATATAGATAAACAGAGTACCCAATTTCCGGAGGAATTACCTGTGTTTCCTCACAAGATACAATTTATTGCCGAGATTAGAGCTCTCCTAAACAAGTACAAAGTACCATACTCAGGAAA GACTGACAACATGGTCATCAATCATTACAATGGCGACATCATGACTAGTAGTTTGACGCTTCCTGGTTCTGGATTTCATCTTCCGCGTAGGAAACACTCGTTGCATGATGTCCTCGATTGGGATCGACCCGAATCAACACCGCCGTCTGATACTTTGCAGAGAATAGTCGATATCGTTAAACGAACAG GAGTGAATGTGGACGACATTGAGTCAATAGAAGACAACGTGAAGGAGAGGGTACTAACGCCGCAGGAGGAGTATCAGGAGACGCTTATGTTTAATAATGCCATTAGGGAGATTTTTCTGAATCGTTTTGTACAGATTTTTTCTAGTTATGAACACTTTGTTATCCAACCAAGCCAG GACAAAGACGAATGGTTGAATAATAGGGACAGTATGCACGTTTTTGATAAGGCCACATTTTTATCTGACCAGCCCACGCAGCATTTACCATTCCTGTCTAGATTCCTAGAGACGCAAATGTTCGCGTCTCTGGTAGACAGTAAAGTTATGTCAACGTGGAGCGAACTTGACTTTAACATACGAGTTTTCGATCAAAGAATATCTAATCTGAG GAAGAAAGTTGGCGAAGCCATAGTGAGATCAACGCGCTATGAGCCCTGCACAAGCATAGAAGAGTCGCAGAAGGTGTTGGAGCAGAGATTGACGAATGTGGACTTCGAAACAAATCCGCCCACTGAGATTCTTCCTCACAGAGCAGCGTATTTTCGAAGTTTCCCCTTGTTAGACTGCGTTGCGTTGAATAAAGAACCGGCTCAAAG CAGTCGGAGGGGACAGACTCAATGGAAGTATAAAATGAAATCCATGGAAGCAAACGGGAAACCACCTGCACCGCAAGAGACTCAGTCACCAAGGCCGCAAACTAAATTCTCAGCAGACATAAGTCCAGCGTTGATAGCGCAAGCGAATTGGACATTCGTTGAAAAATTGCTCAAG GATTGTAAATCGAAGACAAAGAGGATGTTAGTTGAGAAAATTGGTTCCGAAGCTGTCGCATTGGGCCACGGAGGAGAGTCTTTGTCCGATGTAGAAGAGAATACTCTGGTTGCTAGTCTTTGCGATCTCTTGGAACGAGTTTGGAGCCATGGATTGCAAAATAAGCAAGGGAAAAGTGCTCTCTGGTCGCATCTCACCATGTACCAAGAACTGGAAGAGTGTAACGACACGACTAAAACCATAGATCCTAATTTCCTCTCTCCTG CGCTAGCGTGGTGCGTGCTACGGAAACGACTCGATT ATTTATCGAATCTGGCTTTGGAAACGGACGTTTCGCCAACGCGAGGGACGGACAAACACAAATCCCCTGGGGACAGAAAGATCGGTTCGGAGTACCTAAGACCTTTACCCGACTCGTTGCTCTTTGATATCAGAAATGTCCAAGCGATGACAGACATCAAGACACACATTGGATATGCTAGAGCATGGGTTCGATTAGCATTGGAGAAGAAACTGCTCTCTCGTCATTTGAAGACGTTATTATCCAACATTACATTGTTAAG GAACCAATATAAGCGTTCAGCGTTCCTGCGTTGCGAAGAGGAAAAGGAACAATTCTTGTATCATCTCCTAACGTTGAATGCGGTCGACTATTTCTGCTTCACCAACAACTATCCAACCACCAAATTGCCATATAGGGTTGTTATATTTCCTAGTCGTAAAGCGAGTGCAGCTACCACATCTGCAAATAGCTGGATCGCAATCTCGGGCAGTCTTTGTGAAACGAATCCGGTTCCTATACCCAAGGGGGCTCTAGAATTTGTATTTCAC CATAAAAATTTGGGCGTACTATCAACGCTACGCATAGGCCACGATAACACCGGTCTCTCCCCTAAATGGATGGTAGAACATGTTGTGGTGAGGAACGAGGTCACAGGACATACGTTCAAATTTCCTTGCGGTAGGTGGCTTGGCAGAGGCATCGACGACGGCTCTACCGAGAGATTATTGGTAGGGGCTTTGGTACCGCACAGTATCGACAGCGAGGAATTAGTTGAATCATGTTCAACACCGCCGAGATGTAGGTCACCTAGTATTCCCAGGCGTCCGATATTATCTCAAGTTGAGTTGCAGCATATGTTAG GAGAAGCTGTGAACGCAATCGTTAAATTCCACTTTAGAAGAGAGTGCCAAGATGGCTCCCTGACAGCCTTGCTCTGCGGCGAAGGCGGTCTTGTCCCATCGTTAGAACAGATATTTTTATTCGGTTTTAAAAACCAGAGGATATTCGGTAGAAACTTTTACGTTTGGGACTACCTTT TGCGCATAAAGGAGAACTTTGAGATTTCATTGTTGGAGGAGATGGACGAATATTCGCAACGGTTGAATAGAGATAGGCGAGGAGCACGCGTAGAGAGTAATCAGAGGTTTACAACGTTGAGATGCTACTGTCACCTCATCGATCAGATTAACATGTTTAGTCAGACCCTGGGCAAAGACGGGAAGTTTCAACTGTTTATCTGTTTGGCAGCGAG GGAGCAACTTCTTCATGCGATGCTGCGGCCAATGAGCGAAGCACGTTCTACCGCGGACATGTACGAGGAGAACTCATTTCTGCGAAATcgtacgttattaaattttctCATTCATATTCTCGAGCCACTGTGCGAGTTCCATATTGTCCTTGAGAAGAGTCTGACTCATGGGATTTCTAGTATATGTTAA
- the Pns gene encoding DENN domain containing pinstripe isoform X1: MNGSLGIMRGPEQHPQRFADYFVICGLDKDSGLEPDKYFGDSLQCTPLDRAYKSKVLGHHPDSVPWNHFDEHAVCMLCLPSGLRFRTQKHSVEPMFHSFVLTKEDGHRTYGFSLVFYEECRNRKICAAMQTLQAMHITELSSGQNGTPPTVRKGQDGHNTRSLPRHFKLSAHSPSAALGYYDSTKDKLLVTKSISLLCQQPYLHAAKTFLTNLYKCVPRHPGPGLSLESYVYNLLYNVPVPLPGKSLKFFVPNDEPAKPPLELVIHQPTPLQELPMLDYPLKDVFTWLGADCVIQLFTCVLLENQVLLRSSDFHKLMVVSECITALLFPFSWQHVYVPILPASLHHFLDAPVPFIMGLHVQNEGGVLKIASEANLCYVDIDKQSTQFPEELPVFPHKIQFIAEIRALLNKYKVPYSGKTDNMVINHYNGDIMTSSLTLPGSGFHLPRRKHSLHDVLDWDRPESTPPSDTLQRIVDIVKRTGVNVDDIESIEDNVKERVLTPQEEYQETLMFNNAIREIFLNRFVQIFSSYEHFVIQPSQDKDEWLNNRDSMHVFDKATFLSDQPTQHLPFLSRFLETQMFASLVDSKVMSTWSELDFNIRVFDQRISNLRKKVGEAIVRSTRYEPCTSIEESQKVLEQRLTNVDFETNPPTEILPHRAAYFRSFPLLDCVALNKEPAQSSRRGQTQWKYKMKSMEANGKPPAPQETQSPRPQTKFSADISPALIAQANWTFVEKLLKDCKSKTKRMLVEKIGSEAVALGHGGESLSDVEENTLVASLCDLLERVWSHGLQNKQGKSALWSHLTMYQELEECNDTTKTIDPNFLSPAKKPSNKFFGLPDRLISSFKSKNIFEIASCVKENFNDLSNLALETDVSPTRGTDKHKSPGDRKIGSEYLRPLPDSLLFDIRNVQAMTDIKTHIGYARAWVRLALEKKLLSRHLKTLLSNITLLRNQYKRSAFLRCEEEKEQFLYHLLTLNAVDYFCFTNNYPTTKLPYRVVIFPSRKASAATTSANSWIAISGSLCETNPVPIPKGALEFVFHHKNLGVLSTLRIGHDNTGLSPKWMVEHVVVRNEVTGHTFKFPCGRWLGRGIDDGSTERLLVGALVPHSIDSEELVESCSTPPRCRSPSIPRRPILSQVELQHMLGEAVNAIVKFHFRRECQDGSLTALLCGEGGLVPSLEQIFLFGFKNQRIFGRNFYVWDYLLRIKENFEISLLEEMDEYSQRLNRDRRGARVESNQRFTTLRCYCHLIDQINMFSQTLGKDGKFQLFICLAAREQLLHAMLRPMSEARSTADMYEENSFLRNRTLLNFLIHILEPLCEFHIVLEKSLTHGISSIC, encoded by the exons GAGACTCATTGCAATGCACACCTCTGGACCGGGCGTACAAGAGTAAAGTGCTGGGACATCATCCGGACTCTGTACCATGGAACCATTTCGACGAACACGCTGTTTGCATG CTTTGCCTGCCGAGCGGCCTCAGGTTCCGTACCCAGAAACACTCGGTGGAGCCTATGTTCCACTCGTTCGTGCTCACCAAGGAAGATGGCCACCGTACCTACGGGTTCAGCCTTGTTTTCTACGAGGAGTGCCGGAACCGGAAAATATGCGCCGCTATGCAAACCCTGCAGGCGATGCACATCACAGAACTCAGTAGCGGCCAAAACGGTACACCGCCAAC GGTAAGGAAAGGACAAGACGGACACAACACGCGTTCGTTGCCGCGGCACTTCAAGCTATCGGCGCACTCGCCGAGCGCTGCGTTAGGCTACTATGACTCTACCAAAGACAAGTTGCTAGTGACTAAATCGATATCCTTGCTATGCCAGCAGCCTTACCTTCACGCGGCGAAAACGTTCCTCACTAATCTCTACAA ATGTGTTCCTAGACACCCAGGGCCCGGTCTTAGCTTAGAGTCCTACGTGTACAATCTCCTCTACAACGTGCCGGTACCATTGCCGGGGAAGTCGCTCAAGTTCTTCGTCCCGAACGACGAGCCGGCGAAACCGCCGTTGGAGCTGGTGATACATCAACCGACACCGCTGCAGGAGTTACCGATGCTAGATTACCCTTTGAAAGACGTTTTCACGTGGCTCGGCGCGGATTGCGTGATCCAGTTGTTCACCTGTGTCCTGTTGGAGAACCAAGTGTTGCTTAGGAGCTCGGATTTCCACAAACTGATGGTGGTGTCCGAGTGCATCACCGCGCTACTCTTCCCGTTTTCGTGGCAGCACGTCTACGTGCCCATATTGCCCGCCAGTTTGCATCATTTCTTGGACGCGCCGGTGCCGTTCATAATGGGCCTGCACGTTCAGAACGAGGGCGGTGTGCTGAAAATTGCCAGCGAA GCAAACCTTTGTTATGTAGATATAGATAAACAGAGTACCCAATTTCCGGAGGAATTACCTGTGTTTCCTCACAAGATACAATTTATTGCCGAGATTAGAGCTCTCCTAAACAAGTACAAAGTACCATACTCAGGAAA GACTGACAACATGGTCATCAATCATTACAATGGCGACATCATGACTAGTAGTTTGACGCTTCCTGGTTCTGGATTTCATCTTCCGCGTAGGAAACACTCGTTGCATGATGTCCTCGATTGGGATCGACCCGAATCAACACCGCCGTCTGATACTTTGCAGAGAATAGTCGATATCGTTAAACGAACAG GAGTGAATGTGGACGACATTGAGTCAATAGAAGACAACGTGAAGGAGAGGGTACTAACGCCGCAGGAGGAGTATCAGGAGACGCTTATGTTTAATAATGCCATTAGGGAGATTTTTCTGAATCGTTTTGTACAGATTTTTTCTAGTTATGAACACTTTGTTATCCAACCAAGCCAG GACAAAGACGAATGGTTGAATAATAGGGACAGTATGCACGTTTTTGATAAGGCCACATTTTTATCTGACCAGCCCACGCAGCATTTACCATTCCTGTCTAGATTCCTAGAGACGCAAATGTTCGCGTCTCTGGTAGACAGTAAAGTTATGTCAACGTGGAGCGAACTTGACTTTAACATACGAGTTTTCGATCAAAGAATATCTAATCTGAG GAAGAAAGTTGGCGAAGCCATAGTGAGATCAACGCGCTATGAGCCCTGCACAAGCATAGAAGAGTCGCAGAAGGTGTTGGAGCAGAGATTGACGAATGTGGACTTCGAAACAAATCCGCCCACTGAGATTCTTCCTCACAGAGCAGCGTATTTTCGAAGTTTCCCCTTGTTAGACTGCGTTGCGTTGAATAAAGAACCGGCTCAAAG CAGTCGGAGGGGACAGACTCAATGGAAGTATAAAATGAAATCCATGGAAGCAAACGGGAAACCACCTGCACCGCAAGAGACTCAGTCACCAAGGCCGCAAACTAAATTCTCAGCAGACATAAGTCCAGCGTTGATAGCGCAAGCGAATTGGACATTCGTTGAAAAATTGCTCAAG GATTGTAAATCGAAGACAAAGAGGATGTTAGTTGAGAAAATTGGTTCCGAAGCTGTCGCATTGGGCCACGGAGGAGAGTCTTTGTCCGATGTAGAAGAGAATACTCTGGTTGCTAGTCTTTGCGATCTCTTGGAACGAGTTTGGAGCCATGGATTGCAAAATAAGCAAGGGAAAAGTGCTCTCTGGTCGCATCTCACCATGTACCAAGAACTGGAAGAGTGTAACGACACGACTAAAACCATAGATCCTAATTTCCTCTCTCCTG CCAAGAAACCTTCGAATAAATTTTTCGGATTACCGGACCGTTTAATTTCATCGTTTAagagcaaaaatatttttgagattGCTTCTTGTGTCAAGGAGAACTTCAATG ATTTATCGAATCTGGCTTTGGAAACGGACGTTTCGCCAACGCGAGGGACGGACAAACACAAATCCCCTGGGGACAGAAAGATCGGTTCGGAGTACCTAAGACCTTTACCCGACTCGTTGCTCTTTGATATCAGAAATGTCCAAGCGATGACAGACATCAAGACACACATTGGATATGCTAGAGCATGGGTTCGATTAGCATTGGAGAAGAAACTGCTCTCTCGTCATTTGAAGACGTTATTATCCAACATTACATTGTTAAG GAACCAATATAAGCGTTCAGCGTTCCTGCGTTGCGAAGAGGAAAAGGAACAATTCTTGTATCATCTCCTAACGTTGAATGCGGTCGACTATTTCTGCTTCACCAACAACTATCCAACCACCAAATTGCCATATAGGGTTGTTATATTTCCTAGTCGTAAAGCGAGTGCAGCTACCACATCTGCAAATAGCTGGATCGCAATCTCGGGCAGTCTTTGTGAAACGAATCCGGTTCCTATACCCAAGGGGGCTCTAGAATTTGTATTTCAC CATAAAAATTTGGGCGTACTATCAACGCTACGCATAGGCCACGATAACACCGGTCTCTCCCCTAAATGGATGGTAGAACATGTTGTGGTGAGGAACGAGGTCACAGGACATACGTTCAAATTTCCTTGCGGTAGGTGGCTTGGCAGAGGCATCGACGACGGCTCTACCGAGAGATTATTGGTAGGGGCTTTGGTACCGCACAGTATCGACAGCGAGGAATTAGTTGAATCATGTTCAACACCGCCGAGATGTAGGTCACCTAGTATTCCCAGGCGTCCGATATTATCTCAAGTTGAGTTGCAGCATATGTTAG GAGAAGCTGTGAACGCAATCGTTAAATTCCACTTTAGAAGAGAGTGCCAAGATGGCTCCCTGACAGCCTTGCTCTGCGGCGAAGGCGGTCTTGTCCCATCGTTAGAACAGATATTTTTATTCGGTTTTAAAAACCAGAGGATATTCGGTAGAAACTTTTACGTTTGGGACTACCTTT TGCGCATAAAGGAGAACTTTGAGATTTCATTGTTGGAGGAGATGGACGAATATTCGCAACGGTTGAATAGAGATAGGCGAGGAGCACGCGTAGAGAGTAATCAGAGGTTTACAACGTTGAGATGCTACTGTCACCTCATCGATCAGATTAACATGTTTAGTCAGACCCTGGGCAAAGACGGGAAGTTTCAACTGTTTATCTGTTTGGCAGCGAG GGAGCAACTTCTTCATGCGATGCTGCGGCCAATGAGCGAAGCACGTTCTACCGCGGACATGTACGAGGAGAACTCATTTCTGCGAAATcgtacgttattaaattttctCATTCATATTCTCGAGCCACTGTGCGAGTTCCATATTGTCCTTGAGAAGAGTCTGACTCATGGGATTTCTAGTATATGTTAA